The Gopherus flavomarginatus isolate rGopFla2 chromosome 18, rGopFla2.mat.asm, whole genome shotgun sequence genome segment aatgagaggcttttgctccagcaaagggagcggcttgggagtttcatttttaccaagtgaatcccccgccccccacacacacacagcttccctgctgctgctaccccagctcaaatctcactgacacccccagcatgtgacctacagctttctcctgacaaagcccttatctatcagagacaaaatcccctcatctgccccttctcccagctcagccctctgcccccagagcccaggacaaccctgacctagccatgccggggggttgggcttaatcttcaaggtcgagcgcaaaatcttcagccggggatgtttcgctcccttcccacctcggcccaagcggcaagggggaaatggatgagacacgccggctggaagacacctctctcccacttctctatagccttctgtgacgttattaatatgaactgggacagtagggatcattgttgccaccacagttatatatgtgcagcaaatattgtgcaaaggttgtcgtgtgaggtgtctatgacaaggttatgatttgctggttataattttgctggctgtgcgttccatttttgtatttgaagttatgaatatgggctatgtacttgtatctcaaatgtatttgattccaagtagcctcagtgtcatcagcccccaagtctttcaggagtccatagcaaagagacccctccacccacaatcctggactccttgggaggtgcctcccacactccccccccaacccaatggggcatcaaggattaaagtggcagcatctggtgtcagtggggttcagtggctcaggccagacacctgagctggggacccacccccatagcactgctcgagggcctgggcccggagtgttcacagccccttccttacccctccgagcccagccgggctcctcacctggaataaagcagaagcgtctgtcggcctcgctgctgtccaagttccaggtgctgctgttgtcccacaggaagcgggccgagctgctggggctgggagagggatcctccacctcctgccctgggaaggctggaaggtccccactgaccgggcagggcgatgcctcctgctggaaatcggggctgggctcctggggctgctgctgcccacacaacaagccccagaaccaccctgcccggttctgcaccagggctgggtcctgcttgcccagctgcatcctggcccagctccattttggccttgacggtgcctctcccacctcggcgcctgcaccgggagcaggtttcctcttccagaaggctgggcacttccacctctgGGCCCGGCCGCGAGCTCCTTCCCCGCCATTGGGGACGGTTGGGCCGCtcggctcctggggaagatggcagctgctttccacaggctctggggccgcctgcagagccttcttcctgaacatcctcaggagcctggccatcctggaaccgagcggggagcagatgtgagtctggggtcaaggcagcctctcactaaccaacttgtttggtctctccccatccctgccccagccagagcagctcctcctccccccacgggggagcagggagtgcaagctacacacactggcaggagttcattgcatgatctgctccccctcaaccttccccctcgtcatccctggggctgcaagaaccggggagtctcgtcgttttcgagcactggggtcagtcacaaagaccactggtcactttggacaagctgttccctcctgccagcccaggacacactcacacttcctcccacccattccccacccaggctagagaaggaacagaactcaggagtccagacttctcctgggaaaccattcccactTCAAAGTCTctagacatagcaaggccagggccccttcgtttcccattgatttcaatgctcagcagctccccgggtccggcccagctcagagactctcagactggggaacagtctcccacaagggaagggctgggagccccattgctgggaccttgccaaacacgctggagacggctctggagaagcccctccccagtctgagagtgaggggcttctgggggctatttgcaaaactaatgtcctttgggagagattctctccccctctttctgcctctccccagacagacaggggatgccaccatggagccctaatgccactcacttgctctggtgatgaagcgatggatggaggatgttcaatgtcatccctcacccttctcctcgctctccaagcccaagacaggctggagaggagggtggtgacctgaggagttaccctgcccagccagcaggcagggtgatgacactgggcgatcagctggctgtgaaaacaagagtctgtcttattgccagggaaaggagaaacttggccagcagcagggggtgcagaacatcaccctagtgcaggggtgacagcgcctccaggatcctgaaatcccagcactttacacaccttcctggagcctcccaacccccctgggctgtcagaactgcaaccccaaccctactgatgagaaacaaacctggggaggggaagttactgactcagggtcacaccaagtgtcagaagtatagatgggacccagcagtccttctttccaggcccctttgctaaccactgctgcacactccctcccacagctggcaattagaagcaggccctcatggccgctccccctgcctatgagagggagtgtgctccgctggagacactggaccaggggactgggagtcaggactcctgagttccattgatgggatttcatactttcccgctattgaaaagtgctgggaatctcccagacaaagctgctctgacagtgctaatcagCATC includes the following:
- the LOC127036721 gene encoding uncharacterized protein LOC127036721, translating into MARLLRMFRKKALQAAPEPVESSCHLPQEPSGPTVPNGGEGARGRAQRWKCPAFWKRKPAPGAGAEVGEAPSRPKWSWARMQLGKQDPALVQNRAGWFWGLLCGQQQPQEPSPDFQQEASPCPVSGDLPAFPGQEVEDPSPSPSSSARFLWDNSSTWNLDSSEADRRFCFIPELRTDRSEEQSRSYGKEKSNMKMECKMRPGKFCGGRHAGQGLGLGRQAGVSPGLRFLIVAVMAEWEEG